The Purpureocillium takamizusanense chromosome 11, complete sequence region GGCCGGCTATCTTCAaagcaaggccgccgccattctCCCTATCTCAGGCGCTTTCTCTCCGTTCGTGGGCCCCCCCGTCGTCTGCGAAAACCTCCGTGCCCAtcgcccgaccgcccgcccgccctcacCGCCTTCCGGGGGTGTCTCTTCGGCGACAGAAAGACGACGGCCGTTTGTCTGCACTCGTCGGCTGCAGTCTCGGCACCTGCAGCGACCACCGCCCGAGCGACCGTGAGTgaagagggggaggaggaccaAGCGGCGGTCGTCTCGGACTGGCCAAGCAAGCTGCTGCCTGCcaaggtacagtatacttgacggcggcaagcAATCCATCCCTCGAcaacggacggacggacagacggcgCTCACTCGCCCGTTGGGCCAACCCGCAGCGGCACCCGAGCGGCGCAACCGCCACTAGCTAATAAGGTATCACTGGAGCCAGCTAGCCCGGGCAACCACCTCGCccgacctgacctgacctgacctgaccggggggagggggcctcCACCGGCAGCAACGCACCGCACACCACTAGggcaccgcccgccgctgttgctgccaccgccggcgcgcgaggggggCTGTTAAATACAACCGCCACTGCCCCGACCTCCACTGCCCTGCACCCGCCCCAACAGCGCACCGCTGGGCACCTCCATCACCCCCGACCCGACGCCAGTGCGGCACCCGCACACACCTCACCTACGGGCACGCACCGGGCTACCTacacacaacacaacacacCAGACACGCCAGACTTGCATACCTGGGCTGCCAGTGCACTACTAACACCTACTACACCCACGCGAGCACACCAACCCTGCCAAcgctccggcgccgggcaAAAATCTGCCAACCCCGAGACAGAAACGGTCGATTACGCCAGCGCACATCATTAttatcaccaccaccaccaccactaccaccactgctacaccaccaccgcaaccgccgccaccaccaccacaatcGCACGCCGCGCGCATCGCGAcgagccatggcgccgcgaTACCACGTATCAGCGAGGTGAGCAGTCCCCCCCGGTCAATTGCGTCTCCGCGTCCCCGCCCCAGCCTGCTGACGGCCTCGCGTCCAGCCGCGAGCTCCATGTCGTGGTCCTCGGAGCAGGTTCGTCTATCTCTCTACAAACGTCTCATCACGTGCGTACCCACCTGACTGGCATCGACTAcaggcggcgttggcaagAGCTGTCTCACAGGTGAGCCTCATCAAGCCCCTGAGTGTGAGGCGCGCGGCAGAGACTCATTTCGCAACAGCCCAATTCGTCCACAACGAGTGGATTGAAAGCTATGATCCCACCATTGAGGATTCGTACCGCACCCAGGTCCAAGTCGATGTGAGTGGTGGCCCGCTGCCGACCCCCCAACGCGCGCCACTGGCCTGGGCACGATGATCAACTGACTCGCTCGTTCAGGGGCGCCAGGTCGTGCTGGAGATGTGAGTCGCCTCCTTTTTTTACGGCTGCCGTATTGCCTGCCTCAAAACGGATGTTGACTTGAGAATTGCAGCCTCGACACGGCGGGTACGGAGCAATTTGGTATGTCACCGAGATTGAAAGCAGGTCTTGGCTCCGCGCACATGGCCAAGCGACTGGTCACCGATATTGCCATTCGGTCGCTAATCTTAGCTAGTGGCCATGAGAGACCTTTACATGAAGACCGGCCAaggcttcctcctcgtcttcagcATCACGTCCCCCTCATCTCTGACGGAACTTGCCGGCCTACGGGAGGAAATCATTCGCATCAAGGATGACGAAAACGTCCCCATGGTCATCGTCGGCAACAAAGCGGACCTCGAAGAGGGGCGGGTCGTCCCTAGGGCCAAAGGCTTCTCCATATCTCAGAAGTGGGGAGCACCCTACTACGAGTCCAGCGCGAGGACACGAAGTGAGTGTGCGCGTGGTGTAGAGGCCACCTGACTTGGGGTCGCAACACGCACATCCATGATGCTGACTGGCCATGCAGCCAATGTGGATGAGGTTTTCATTGACCTGTGTCGCCAAATGCTtcgcaaggacgacgactacaACATCGGGCCCGAGGCTGATGACGGGGGCTTCAAGTTTGATGCCTTTCGCGGATCGGGcaagaagcggcggcgcatgcgaatccgcgaccacca contains the following coding sequences:
- the RSR1 gene encoding Ras- protein rsr1 (COG:S~EggNog:ENOG503P0TN) → MAPRYHVSASRELHVVVLGAGGVGKSCLTAQFVHNEWIESYDPTIEDSYRTQVQVDGRQVVLEILDTAGTEQFVAMRDLYMKTGQGFLLVFSITSPSSLTELAGLREEIIRIKDDENVPMVIVGNKADLEEGRVVPRAKGFSISQKWGAPYYESSARTRTNVDEVFIDLCRQMLRKDDDYNIGPEADDGGFKFDAFRGSGKKRRRMRIRDHHHQKCVIL